The sequence below is a genomic window from Cucurbita pepo subsp. pepo cultivar mu-cu-16 unplaced genomic scaffold, ASM280686v2 Cp4.1_scaffold000136, whole genome shotgun sequence.
TGTTGGaagattttttgttcttgggtTCTTCGGGGCCGTCAGCAGACTGCAGTTGTAAATCGAAGCGATAAAACGTATGAGAAGGTCTGAATATCCCATTGGGTGCAAAAGAAGGAATGTTAGCTTTCGACTCACCATCCCATTACCATCTAACGATTTCTTACGTTTCCTTAATGTTCCTGTTTCCAGAAAGTAAAGAACCTCAATCTTAGACCGGAATCGACGACCTGAAACTGGGTCAAAGTAGTACTGCAAGAAACATGAGGATGGATTAGATTCCTTTGACATTCTCTACCgtttgtttaataaatatgtacAGCAGGATAATAAGAAAGGCGAATCTCAAGAAATAAATGGGCCCAAGCATGCTCCCAACTAATTCAACATGacatgaaaaaaagaaaaaaaaaacactcaaTTCAAACGACACTCGAACTCGTAGTCAATCATTAAATGCTAAATGGTACTTGTGACCGTACTTAATTGCTTGCATTTGTTTTGTCTATTGACAATGTCAATGTGCTTTTAAACAGAGCTATATATGAATACAAAGTTAAGGTATAATCCATCTCAAACATGATTCTTAGTGAAGCATCATATATCAAGCACCAAGCAACAGTCCAAGTATGGAGTCAAGAGCTATTCACCTCTGTACACCCTCATGCATACAGaggtgagatcccatattggttggagaaggaaacgaaacattccttataaaggtgataagtaacgggccaaagcggacaatatttgctagcaggagcttgggttgttacaaatggtatcaaagcaaaCACCGAGCGGTGTTCCAGcaagacgttgggccctaagggggtggattgtgagatcccacattggttagagaagggaacaaaacatttcttataagggtatggaaacctctacctagtagacgcgttttaaatcgtgaggctgacaatgatacgtaacgggctaaagagacagtatttgctagcggtgggcttgggcagtTCCAAATACTATCCTACAATTTGAACCTCATCATTTA
It includes:
- the LOC111783983 gene encoding methyl-CpG-binding domain-containing protein 5-like: MSKESNPSSCFLQYYFDPVSGRRFRSKIEVLYFLETGTLRKRKKSLDGNGMSADGPEEPKNKKSSNNAKSAPLNFDFFNVPEKVEWVLTDPSQEAWTPFINNEKVPQSTKREWVAAFKLLSRSKA